TGTTAATGATAAACTTATCGGTTAGCTTGACATCTTTCATTTTTTTGCCTTTAAAATTATTGTTTAATGATAATATTATTATTAGCGTACAGCGTTAATTTGCTACTTGTGTCTTAATCTAGGATTGCGCCTTCGGAAGCTGTTTTAACGTGTTTGCGGTATCTCTCCATAAAACCAAAAGCGACAGGTTTAATGGTAGGAGCCCAGTTTTGTTTACGTTTTTCAATTTCTTCATCTGAAACATCACAGTGAATAGAACGATTTTTTATATCAACTGTAATTATGTCACCGTCTTCAATAAAAGCGATAAATCCACCGTTAGACGCTTCAGGAGTTATGTGACCTACACAAGGCCCAGACGTTGCACCTGAGAATCGGCCGTCGGTAATTAATGACGCGCTACTTAGTCCGGCCACTTTAAGTGCTAAAGTCGCTCCTAACATTTCTGGCATGCCCGGTGCACCTTTTGGTCCCATGTAACGTAATACGATGACTTGACCTTCTTTCAACTTACCGTCTTGGATCATGTTAATGGCATCATCTTCACTGTCAAAACATATTGCTGGACCAGAGGTGTACATTAATTCAGGTTTAACACCTGCCTGTTTAATGACACAACCTTCAGGTGCTAAATTTCCGCGTAACACGGTAATGCCTGGCTCTTGACGATTAGGTTTCGAGCGCTCAGGAATAACTTTTGGGTTAAGTATGGTCGCATTATCAATGGTTGCTTGAAGCGGTAGACCGGTAACCGTGAGACAGCTTGTATCTAAATCGCTTTGCATCACTTTCATTACTGCTGGCATTCCGCCTGCAGCCCATAAGTCTTGTACGCCGTAAGGGCCATTTGGACTAATCGCTAAAAGTGTTGGTATATGATCAACGGTTTCAAACGCTTTTATGTCCATCTCTATACCCGCGGAATGCGCAATTGCGGGTAAATGAAGTGCTGCATTAGTTGAACCGCCAATGGCCATATTCATGACTAAAGCGTTATTAAATGCCTCTTTTGTCATGATCTGTCTTGCCGTGATACCTTCCTTAAACAAATGAACAATATGTTCACCGGTTGCACGTGCTGCCGCTAATTTATCTGAATGCCATGCAGGGATATTAGCGCTGCCCGGTAAACATATACCTAAAGCTTCGGCTAAACATTGGAAAGTATTGGCGGTTCCCATAAACTCACAAGCACCACAACTCGCACAATTAAAGGTTTCTTTAAACTCTAATGGGCTATTAAAATAGTTACCATGATCTATGTTGCCATTGAATGTAGGGGTATTTCGAATATTCATTTGCCCAGGGCCACCGGCTAAAAATAATGACGGCAAATCTAAACGACCCATAGCCATCATCATGCCAGGGTTGATTTTGTCACAACCCGCGATAAAAACTACGGCATCAAAAGCCTGAGAGCGGACATGGGTTTCTACAATATCAGCAATTAGATCGCGTTGCGCTAAAACGTAGCGCATACCATCATGCGCCATGGCGATACCATCACAAGGTGCAGGTACATTAAATTCAGCAAACTCACCCCCAGCGGCAATAATTCCTTGTTTTACCTTTGCACCTAGTCCTGCTAAGTGGGCATGACCGGTAGTTAATTCACTGTGTGAGTTAGCGATAGCGATAAGAGGGCGCTTTTTAATGCGTTCCATATCTTGCCCAGCGCCTTTAATAAGGCCTGCACGCATTTCGTTAAGGATATTACTTGAACTTTTATAAATAACGTCACTATTCTTTTTGCTAGTCATGAGGGTCCTATTAAAATTATTATTTGGATTAAGTTTAATTTAATATCTTTTTATGTTGAAGAACGTAACTTACGTAACAATTAGTAAGAATCTTGTAACAACTCGCATTATATAAGGGGAGTGATAAGCTAAGCAGGGAGGATATGCTGATAAGAGAAAGCAGCACATCCAATAATGGTCATTGTGGCAACAAAAAATACCGTAAGGGTAAGTACAAAATATCTTTATAAGCGTAATTATGTGCCATACCCGTAATGGTTAAAATAACAAGGCTGTGCGGCTAAAAATAGATAGCCGCACAGCCAATAATGACCAATGTTGCAGCCACAGGGATCATCACCGTAAGGACAAAAATATCTTTATAAGCTTGCTTATGTGTCATACCGGTAATGGTTAACATCGCAACTACAGCACCACAATGTGGTAGCGAATCCACTCCTCCGCTAGCAATCGTGGCTATGCGATGCAATATGTCGACAGGGATACCCATCTCTAAATAGGCAGGCGCCATGGTTTGTAAGAATATTTGTAACCCACCTGTAGATGAGCCAACAACGGCAGAGCTTAAACTTACTGAAACAAACATAGACATCAACGGAGGAAGATCAATTGTCAGTAAATACTGGACAAAATCACCAAAGCCTTGTGTTTGAGTAACAACGCCACCAAAACCAATAACCGCTGCGGTATTTATTAAGGGTAAAATTGAATCTTGAGTACCATCGCCTAGTACTTTTAAAGCTTGAGTTCGTACTGATTTGAAAATAATTAAACCAACAAGACTACCAATAAACAGTGAAATACTTGGCCATAAAATAAGTTGCGTGGTTGCAAATTTAATCAGTTGATTAAAGGTGTCATGACCTAGAGTAAGTTCTGTACCGTATATAGCGATTAATATACGCGGAGCAAGGATGCTAACGATGACAAAAAATAAAGGTATGAGAGCTAATGTCCAATGGGGTAAGTCTTCGGAATTTATCTCTTTAGCTTTATTGGCTGGTGAGTTATTACGCGATTGGTTATCAATGAATACTTCATTATTAGCCTGCGCAATTTTACGCTGTTTTTCCAAATACCACATACCAGCGCCGAACATAATAATAGTGGCAATGATACCAAGCAATGGTGCGGCAAATAAATCAGTGCCTAAAGCCGAAGAGGCGATAACATTTTGTATTGACGGAGTACCGGGTAAAGCCGTTAGGGTAAAAGTACCACTACCTAATGCGATAGCGCCAACAAGTAACCTTTTAGGAATATTTGCTTGTTCTATTAATTTTAAACCTAATGGGTAAATAGCAAAAATAACTACAAATACCACTACACCACTATAGGTGAGTAAGGCGCAAGCTAAAGTAACAATCCAAAGGGTACGTTGTGCGCCTAGTTTTTCAGCTAAGGCGAAAGCAATGCTCGCGGCAGCTTTGCTTTCTCCCATGACTCGACCAAACATGGCCCCACAAGCAAATAAAAGAAAAAATTTGCCTGCAAAACTAAAAGCGCCGAGTTTACCAAAAGTAAAGTATTGATTTAAGCTATCAGCTAAAGCAATCGGGTTGGTGACAATAACTACTAGTGAAGCAAGTAATGCTGAAAAAACAATATTTCCACCACGTAAAGCAAGAACAATGAGTAAAAATAATGCACCAAACAAACCTAAATTTTCTATCATGAATTAACCTTTTTATTCTAATTATATTTATGATGTCTTATAGCTTAATTGACTGAGGTTAAAAGTATCCTACCTTCCATTTGAGCTAAAATATTTCCAATAGCACAGGCTGCCATAGCTCCACGACACTGGCTTGTGGCACTACCAATATGGGGAGTCAGTGTTACATTAGGTAATGTTAATAATTGGTCATGTATTTCTGGTTCGTGTTCAAAAACATCTAATCCCGCGGCAAATAAATGACCCTTTTTCATGGCACCCACAAGTGCTGATTCATCAATTAAAGGTCCACGCCCGGTGTTAACCAAAATGGCGTCTGGTCTCATTGTTGCTATAGTATCTGCATTAATGAGGTGATGCGTATTTTCGTTAAGCGGGCAATTGATAGAAATAATATCAGACGCTGCTAACATGTCTGTTAAGTTCTCAAAGTAGACGGCTTCTAGCGAGACTTCAGCATCTATTTTACGACGTGGTCCGTGATAGAATATTTCCATATTGAAAGCCTTGGCACGACGGGCTACCGCTTGACCGATTTCACCAAAACCAATGATACCAAGTTTAGCACCGTGCACTGTCTTACCTAAGCAACCAATAGGGTTGGTGGCTGACCATTGCCCATTACGAAGAAATTTTTCATTGGCAGTTAACTGACGGCTCGCGGCTAAAATTAATGAAAAAGCTAAATCGGCAGTATCTTCGGTAACAACAGGGGTATTTGTAACGGCAATACCCTTTGCGGTAGCGGCAGCTAAATCAATATTGTCATAACCAACGCCAATGTTAGCGATAAGTTTGATTGATTCAGGAAGTTGGGTGATAAAGTTATGATCTAAAGCATCGAGTGACGTTGAACAAATTACTTGCGCCTGTGCAAAAACGCTGAAATCGCCTTCAAAAAGTCGAGTTTCAATACTTTCTCCATTTGCCTTTAATTCAGGAAAAGGTAGTGGCCGGGTCATTACTAAAATTGGTTTCATTATAAAGCCTCTTTAATTTATTTTTTAAACACTTGATTAGGTTAAGTACATATATTGAATAAGTGCGTTAGATATTCTGGTTAATATTAAAGGATGACAACGACAATACTACACCCCTATATGGGGGGGTTGTCTGATTATGGTGCTAAGATATTATTGGTTCCATAATTCTACTGTGCGAATGACCAAATGATTACTAAATGTTTTAATATTGAAAACTTACACCAATTAGCTAAAAAAAGACTTCCTAAAGCTATTTTTGACTATATGGCTGGAGGGTCTGATGATGAGAAAGCGCTCGCAAATAATACCTCAGCTTTTGACCGATATCAGTTAATACCTAATGTGCTCAGAGATGTTAGAGATATAAATATCAAAAGTAAGGTCTTTGGTTGTGAAATTGAGATGCCTTTTTATATTTCACCGATAGGGCAGTCTCGATTTTTTCACCCTGATTCTGATATTGCTGGCGTTAAGGCAGCGGCTAAAATGAAAACGCTATTTACCTTGTCAACTTTTTCAGGGAAGCCGTTAGAAGAGGTTGCGCAGGCTACAACGTCAGATAAAGCATTTCAAGTTTATGTATTAACAGATAAAGAACAAAATAAGCGTTTACTCGATCGCTGTAAAAAAGCAGGTTATAAAGCTTTGGTATTAACAGTAGATACCATAGTGGCAGGAAATAGAGAGCGAGATTTAGTGAATGGTTTAACTATTCCTCCTAAACTCAGTTTGTCGAGCGCAGTAGATTTTGCTTGTAAACCACGCTGGGTTTTCAATTATGTAACAGATAAAGGGCGTGATTTAGCCAATTTAGAAAGTGTCCCTCCGATGAAAGATACTGCCCAATTTCTTCAGTACATGAAAGGGCTCCTTGAGCCAAACCTAACATGGCAACATGCCAAAGATATGATTGAATACTGGGGGGGGAAGTTCGCTATTAAAGGTATTATTTCAGTTGATGATGCAAAACGAGCCGTTGAAATTGGCGCAACCAGTATTATTATATCAAACCATGGTGGCAGACAACTAGACTCTGCGCCAGCACCTATTGATATCATTCAAGAAATAAGAGCCGCCGTTGGTGATGACATTGAAATTATTGTTGATGGTGGTATTCGTCGAGGTTCCGATATTATCAAAGCGATAGCGTTAGGCGCAAATGTATGTTCTATTGGACGTGCTTATGTTTACGGCTTAGCTGCAGGTGGACAAGCAGGTGTTGAGCATGCCATCACCTTGTTAAAATCTGAGGTTGAACGGGACATGGCCTTACTCGGTTGTACTGAATTATCTCAGTTAAATCCAAGCATGATCCGGGATCGACTTAGCTAAAAAATGTATTGTTTCTCCAGTAGAACTAACGGATATATAGTGTTTGAAATGGGGGGCATGAATGACTACAACTGAAAAATATAACCTAGAGTAATGATGATGGATAGTGTGTTATTTAATGATTTTAGCGCTATTCAAAATGAGGGCGATCTACTCTTATTAATGGACAATGTTGTGGAGTCATTGGGACTTGATGGTTTTTTATTTGCTTATGCCATTAATGGTTGGTTACCTTCAGGAGAGCCTGGAGAAATACAACGTTGGCTATCGAAAGGCATAGATAAAAAATCACTTAAAGCATGGTTAGCGCCTTTTGACAGGGCAAGCCGCAAAGACAGCGATGTTAATCGGCGGTTTGACCCCATTCGCCGATTTATGGTACAGCAAACTATACCGCACCAGTTTTTATTAACGGATATTATAAAAGAAAACAAAAACGAATATACCTTGGTAGAAAAAAGGTGGATAAATTCATTAATTAAAAATAATGTTGTAAATCTTATTTCTATTCCTGTGCAATTACCTCCTTCTGAATATTGGAGCCTTTCTTTTTTCTCGAAGAATACTCGGTATCAACTTGAATCAAGCGATAAGGCTCGGTTAATGCTTTTTGCTCATCAATTGGTTTATCACTGTATTGATAATTTACAGTGGCGAGAAGATGGCATGAAATATTCTATTGTAAAACTAACGGCAAGAGAAAAAGATTGCTTATACTGGTCGGCACAAGGTAAAACTGCGAATGAGATTGCGGATATTTTAGGATTAAAAACTGAAACAATCAGAAAATATATTAAAAATGTTATGAAGCGTTTAAATGCACGTAGTAAAACTCAAGCAGTAGTCAAAGCGATAGAGTTTGGTTTGCTTGATATAGGTATATCCCACCCAAAAACCGATAATAGATAACGGAAACATTTAAGAGTTGATGATTCATTTTGAATATGAAGAAACAAGCGGCTCGTGAGTTAAAATGTTTTCGAACTGATTAATCATTTCTTTTATATTAGGAATTATTAGTTGAGTGTATTTGAAACTGATCATTCCCTCCTCTTCCATCTTCTTTAGCTCTCGGCTAATACTTTGCCTAGTTGCACCTATCATAAGCCCTAATGATTCTTGAGATACATTTTTAATTATAATATGACCATCAGGGTTCGACTCACCATTACTAAGCGCTAATTTGATTAAAAGTTTTGCAAGCCTTTGATATAAAGGTAATAAGTATGCATCCTCCATCATTTCAAATGCCATTTGTAGGCGGTTGCACAAGAATTTATTTAACGACATCAAAATTTGAGGGTGTTTCAAACAAATGGTATCAAAATCACTACTGTTGATAACATTTACCGTGACATCTTTAATCGCTATTGCATAATTAATTCTTTTTTGACCTGTAATTAGCCCCATTTCACCAAAACAGTCATTTGCATGTAAACTTGAAATAATCAATTCATTGCCTTCTAAAGAGTAATTACAAACTTTAATCTCTCCCGACACTACTTGAAAACATTTATTCGAATCATCACCCGCAGAATAGATAAATTCGTTAGTTTTATATGATTTCAATGTTAAAGTTTGCTGAATCTCCTCAAGGGCTATTGGAGGTAGGTTTTTACGCCAATTATGTAAATCAGGAATAACAAGCATTGATTGATACCTTTGGAATATATTAAGAAAATGTCATTTGTAGAATTATAAGGTTATTTTGGGCAAAATATCATATTAGTGTGTAATCCGAACTATTTCTATGGGGTAAGAAATAGTTCGGACTATTTATAATGTCTTTTTTCATTGGCTTTAGCTACATTCACAAATGAAACAGCTTACAGCCTATTGATATATATTAATAAGATAAAGCGATTTTACGGGCAAAAGATTCCATTGAAATTTCGGCAAACCCGGTAGCAAACCAAGCGACTACCACATCTTTTTCAGGTGAAACATAGATACCTTGTCCATTCATGCCACCTTTATAGAAATCGCCATCGGAAAATACAGCATCCCATTGATAACTATTAAATAAAGGTTTTTCTCCAAACCTTTTAGTTAGCATGTTAGCTACACTAGGATCTTTTATATAATTTTCTGCTTTGCCACCTTGTTGTATCTTGATTATAGCGCTTTTAGATACCACCTGCTCAGAAGCCGTTTTACTCCAGCTTGGCGTATACAGTAAGCCAAATCGAGCCATGTCGACCAATCTTGAGCTAATGAGCCCATGAATGATTGCATTCCCTTGAGGGGATAGCGCTATTGTTGCATCTCCTGTCATCCCAGCAAGGCTCCAAATACGTTCAGAGATTAAATCAACTATTTTTCTGCCTGTAACCGCCTCAATTAACAACCCTAACATTTGTGTGTTAGCAGATGAATATTCGAATGCCTGACCGGGCTCTTTTAACGCTTTTATAGAAAATAATGCTTGGTTGTGTGTTTGTTTAATACCTTTACTATTAGGAGCACCCAATTCAGCCGCAAAAAATTGCATGATACTTGAGTTGGGGTTTTTACGATTTTTATAGCTTTCTGCTAAATCTAAACCAGTTTGCATGTTTAGAATGTCAATAATCTTAATATTTTCCCAAGCGGTTCCTACTGTTTTTTTCATATAAGTTGAAAGCGGCTTACTAACGTCTATTTTTCCTTCCTCTTCTAGTTGAGCAATCAGTAAACTAGCGACAGGTTTAGCATTAGACATCCATACATGGTTATCGTTTTTTCGCATGCCAGAGTATTGCTCAAAAACTACTTTTCCCTTGTGTAAAACCATGACACCTTGTACGGGTGATGCTTTATCATTAATCATACTTTCTAACGTTAAGCTTTTACCCTCTTTGTTTGGTAGGGTGATTTGGCCAACTTTTTTATCTGTTTTTTGCTCTAGTAAGCTAACTTTACCCTCTCTATAAATAATTGCTTGCGGTAAAAATTCACCCAGATGAAGGTAAGAATAGGCTCCTGTTTCCGTAGGAACTAGGAATTTTGGTAAACTCCATTCGTTGTGTAGGGCATAGGCCTTTTCTGCTGAATAGCCATGCTTAAGTTCAGTGACAAATTCTGTTGCATGAAGTGGAGCAGAAAGTGAAATATAAACTGTTATAACGGACATCAAAGCACACTTAATTATTGAATTTTTATGTTTAGTATTTTGCAAAGCAGGCCTACCTTTATTTTATTAAGTTAATTTTGATTGTCCCATAAAAGCTCAAATAAGATTGTTAATTGAATAACAATTGAATATCAGTGACATTCACAAACTTAACTTATCCCACAAAATACATGTAATAAAACGATAAGTTTAATTTTTATCCCACCCTATACTCCAGGTCTTAAAGTGATTTTTTAACTTTAGTTAAAGGTAATGTTTTGTGTTTTCGTTCACCTTTAATAAATATTACCTTTATTAAGTGTAATAAAGTGCGAGTGATTGTTACCTAGTTAACAATCATAATTATATTGCCGTGCTAAGTTAATTTTAGTTCACTATTTTCAATTTTTATTTCTGTCAACACAATGTTAGTCATTGTTGGCTCATATGAAATGGGAATATGAATATATAGCCATGATGCTCCTAGTCATTCCGGTTATTGTTACAGACAAATTACCATTGCAACTTATTCAATTTAGAAAACAATATTATAAAAAATCATTAATGATTTAATTAAAAAAATGGGGAATACTATGAAAAACAATACAATAAAGCTTTCATTGCTTAGCGCTGCGGTATTAGTGGCGTTGCAATCTCAAAGTGCCTTCGCACAAGAAGAAGTTGTAGAACAAGAAGAAGTTGTAGAGCAAGTAAAAAAGAAGCAAAAAGTAGAAACAATCACGATAACATCGCAAAAAAGAATCGAGCGGTTAATTGATGTGCCTATTTCTGTTACCAATGTTGGTCATGAAGAGCTAAAACAACGTGGTGTTAAAAAACTTCAAGACGTTAGTGAAATAGCGCCTAATATCAGCATGACCGGCGGAAAAAACTTTAACGCAAAAATCACAATTCGTGGTGTTGGTGCTAATAGTAGAAACATCGGTTTCGACAGCCGTGTTGGTGTTTATATTGATGGCGTTTATTTAGGTCAATCACCAGCAGTTAACCAAGGCTTGGTTGATTTAGAACGCGTTGAAGTATTACGTGGTCCTCAGGGAACATTATTTGGTAAAAATACCATTGCTGGCGCCATTAACTTGATTTCTCAAGAGCCTACCGATGAATTTGAAGGCTCTGTCAATATTAATGCAGGCAGCAATAATCTACGTGAATATAACCTGAAATTGAATCTGCCGCTTAGTGATACAACCGCAGCCAAAGTATTCTTAAATAAGTCAGAAGAAGACGGCTATATGAAGAATACTTACCTTAATACTAAGCCAGGCGGACAAGACAGCTTAGCTGGTCGCGTTAACCTTATTTCTGAATTATCAGATAACTTACGGTTAAGTTTCAGTGGCGATTACTCAAAACAAGACCTTACAGCTTTTTCAGACATGGGCATGACACCTATCTTTGGTGGTACAGGTCACCCTTTTGATGGCATGCTTGAAGCTATTTATGGCGATGTGTTAGGTGGTACGGCAGATAGTAAGTATGAAAATTATCAAGATAGAGATGTTTTTGAAGACATCACCATTTGGGGGAGCTCGTTAACCTTAGATTATGATATGGATAATGACTTTGCATTTAAATCAATCACCGCCTACCGTGATACGAATATAGATACAGCGATAGACTCTGATCATTCATATGTAGATTGGTTGCATACGCCTTATACCGATGCTTATCAACAAACGAGCCAAGAATTTCAGTTGATTTCACCAGACGGTAGAGACTTTAAATATATTTTGGGTGCGTATTTATTTAGTTTAGACAGTACTACTGTTCGTGCTGCGATTGGCGGTCCGGAAATCGCTTGGGCTGGTATTGACCCAAGTTCTCCTGTCGTTTCTATTGATGGTAAAGTCGACACAAGTAGTTACGCACTTTTTTCTAACGGCAGTTATGATCTAAGCGAAGACTTAGTATTAGGTTTTGGTGTGCGTTACTCATCAGAAACGAAAGCAGTTGACTGGTCAATTGATGGTGATAATTCTGGCGGTTTTAAAATGGGAACAGCCCATTTAGTTGATGAACGTACTGATACTCATTTATCTCCGTCATTGAATATTAATTATTCATTGTCAGAAAATAGCCAAACTTATGCACGTGTATCGACGGGCTTTAAAAGTGGTGGTTATAACTTAGATTTCGTGTCAAATGAAGTCATAGAAGACGGTATTGATTTTGATAAAGAAACGGTAACGAGCTATGAGCTGGGTTATAAAGCGGAATTAATGGATTACAGTTTACGATTAAATGCGTCATTATTTTATGCAGCCTATGAAGATTACCAAGTAAACCAATATATTGAATTAGTTGGCGGTACTACTGCATTAAGTATTACCAATGCAGCAGAAGTACTTACACAAGGTTTTGAGCTTGAAGTTGACTACCAAATGACTGACAATT
The DNA window shown above is from Colwellia psychrerythraea 34H and carries:
- a CDS encoding dihydroxy-acid dehydratase, producing the protein MTSKKNSDVIYKSSSNILNEMRAGLIKGAGQDMERIKKRPLIAIANSHSELTTGHAHLAGLGAKVKQGIIAAGGEFAEFNVPAPCDGIAMAHDGMRYVLAQRDLIADIVETHVRSQAFDAVVFIAGCDKINPGMMMAMGRLDLPSLFLAGGPGQMNIRNTPTFNGNIDHGNYFNSPLEFKETFNCASCGACEFMGTANTFQCLAEALGICLPGSANIPAWHSDKLAAARATGEHIVHLFKEGITARQIMTKEAFNNALVMNMAIGGSTNAALHLPAIAHSAGIEMDIKAFETVDHIPTLLAISPNGPYGVQDLWAAGGMPAVMKVMQSDLDTSCLTVTGLPLQATIDNATILNPKVIPERSKPNRQEPGITVLRGNLAPEGCVIKQAGVKPELMYTSGPAICFDSEDDAINMIQDGKLKEGQVIVLRYMGPKGAPGMPEMLGATLALKVAGLSSASLITDGRFSGATSGPCVGHITPEASNGGFIAFIEDGDIITVDIKNRSIHCDVSDEEIEKRKQNWAPTIKPVAFGFMERYRKHVKTASEGAILD
- a CDS encoding GntP family permease, which produces MIENLGLFGALFLLIVLALRGGNIVFSALLASLVVIVTNPIALADSLNQYFTFGKLGAFSFAGKFFLLFACGAMFGRVMGESKAAASIAFALAEKLGAQRTLWIVTLACALLTYSGVVVFVVIFAIYPLGLKLIEQANIPKRLLVGAIALGSGTFTLTALPGTPSIQNVIASSALGTDLFAAPLLGIIATIIMFGAGMWYLEKQRKIAQANNEVFIDNQSRNNSPANKAKEINSEDLPHWTLALIPLFFVIVSILAPRILIAIYGTELTLGHDTFNQLIKFATTQLILWPSISLFIGSLVGLIIFKSVRTQALKVLGDGTQDSILPLINTAAVIGFGGVVTQTQGFGDFVQYLLTIDLPPLMSMFVSVSLSSAVVGSSTGGLQIFLQTMAPAYLEMGIPVDILHRIATIASGGVDSLPHCGAVVAMLTITGMTHKQAYKDIFVLTVMIPVAATLVIIGCAAIYF
- a CDS encoding 2-hydroxyacid dehydrogenase; translation: MKPILVMTRPLPFPELKANGESIETRLFEGDFSVFAQAQVICSTSLDALDHNFITQLPESIKLIANIGVGYDNIDLAAATAKGIAVTNTPVVTEDTADLAFSLILAASRQLTANEKFLRNGQWSATNPIGCLGKTVHGAKLGIIGFGEIGQAVARRAKAFNMEIFYHGPRRKIDAEVSLEAVYFENLTDMLAASDIISINCPLNENTHHLINADTIATMRPDAILVNTGRGPLIDESALVGAMKKGHLFAAGLDVFEHEPEIHDQLLTLPNVTLTPHIGSATSQCRGAMAACAIGNILAQMEGRILLTSVN
- a CDS encoding alpha-hydroxy acid oxidase, whose protein sequence is MITKCFNIENLHQLAKKRLPKAIFDYMAGGSDDEKALANNTSAFDRYQLIPNVLRDVRDINIKSKVFGCEIEMPFYISPIGQSRFFHPDSDIAGVKAAAKMKTLFTLSTFSGKPLEEVAQATTSDKAFQVYVLTDKEQNKRLLDRCKKAGYKALVLTVDTIVAGNRERDLVNGLTIPPKLSLSSAVDFACKPRWVFNYVTDKGRDLANLESVPPMKDTAQFLQYMKGLLEPNLTWQHAKDMIEYWGGKFAIKGIISVDDAKRAVEIGATSIIISNHGGRQLDSAPAPIDIIQEIRAAVGDDIEIIVDGGIRRGSDIIKAIALGANVCSIGRAYVYGLAAGGQAGVEHAITLLKSEVERDMALLGCTELSQLNPSMIRDRLS
- a CDS encoding helix-turn-helix transcriptional regulator, with product MDSVLFNDFSAIQNEGDLLLLMDNVVESLGLDGFLFAYAINGWLPSGEPGEIQRWLSKGIDKKSLKAWLAPFDRASRKDSDVNRRFDPIRRFMVQQTIPHQFLLTDIIKENKNEYTLVEKRWINSLIKNNVVNLISIPVQLPPSEYWSLSFFSKNTRYQLESSDKARLMLFAHQLVYHCIDNLQWREDGMKYSIVKLTAREKDCLYWSAQGKTANEIADILGLKTETIRKYIKNVMKRLNARSKTQAVVKAIEFGLLDIGISHPKTDNR
- a CDS encoding Crp/Fnr family transcriptional regulator, translating into MLVIPDLHNWRKNLPPIALEEIQQTLTLKSYKTNEFIYSAGDDSNKCFQVVSGEIKVCNYSLEGNELIISSLHANDCFGEMGLITGQKRINYAIAIKDVTVNVINSSDFDTICLKHPQILMSLNKFLCNRLQMAFEMMEDAYLLPLYQRLAKLLIKLALSNGESNPDGHIIIKNVSQESLGLMIGATRQSISRELKKMEEEGMISFKYTQLIIPNIKEMINQFENILTHEPLVSSYSK
- a CDS encoding serine hydrolase domain-containing protein, producing the protein MSVITVYISLSAPLHATEFVTELKHGYSAEKAYALHNEWSLPKFLVPTETGAYSYLHLGEFLPQAIIYREGKVSLLEQKTDKKVGQITLPNKEGKSLTLESMINDKASPVQGVMVLHKGKVVFEQYSGMRKNDNHVWMSNAKPVASLLIAQLEEEGKIDVSKPLSTYMKKTVGTAWENIKIIDILNMQTGLDLAESYKNRKNPNSSIMQFFAAELGAPNSKGIKQTHNQALFSIKALKEPGQAFEYSSANTQMLGLLIEAVTGRKIVDLISERIWSLAGMTGDATIALSPQGNAIIHGLISSRLVDMARFGLLYTPSWSKTASEQVVSKSAIIKIQQGGKAENYIKDPSVANMLTKRFGEKPLFNSYQWDAVFSDGDFYKGGMNGQGIYVSPEKDVVVAWFATGFAEISMESFARKIALSY
- a CDS encoding TonB-dependent receptor is translated as MKNNTIKLSLLSAAVLVALQSQSAFAQEEVVEQEEVVEQVKKKQKVETITITSQKRIERLIDVPISVTNVGHEELKQRGVKKLQDVSEIAPNISMTGGKNFNAKITIRGVGANSRNIGFDSRVGVYIDGVYLGQSPAVNQGLVDLERVEVLRGPQGTLFGKNTIAGAINLISQEPTDEFEGSVNINAGSNNLREYNLKLNLPLSDTTAAKVFLNKSEEDGYMKNTYLNTKPGGQDSLAGRVNLISELSDNLRLSFSGDYSKQDLTAFSDMGMTPIFGGTGHPFDGMLEAIYGDVLGGTADSKYENYQDRDVFEDITIWGSSLTLDYDMDNDFAFKSITAYRDTNIDTAIDSDHSYVDWLHTPYTDAYQQTSQEFQLISPDGRDFKYILGAYLFSLDSTTVRAAIGGPEIAWAGIDPSSPVVSIDGKVDTSSYALFSNGSYDLSEDLVLGFGVRYSSETKAVDWSIDGDNSGGFKMGTAHLVDERTDTHLSPSLNINYSLSENSQTYARVSTGFKSGGYNLDFVSNEVIEDGIDFDKETVTSYELGYKAELMDYSLRLNASLFYAAYEDYQVNQYIELVGGTTALSITNAAEVLTQGFELEVDYQMTDNFNISGSLGLLDATFDSFIGGGANGSDASGNQLPNAPKVAASLSLQYYQEVAALSSSIMYRVDYNYTGEQYFLVNNDDGYTVPSTGETVDFDKAESFSMVNARISLLTDSGDWEVSLWGRNLTDSDHLTNSFKEFFGGIIGAYAKPRTYGIEAKFNF